The DNA sequence aaataataataatttataaAGAACAAAGGGGATATATTAAATAGATTTtatgacaattttttttcagtGAAAATAGATTTTGTGATATGATTGAGTATGGATATGAACGTTTTGCTCGTGACCATGTTGTATGATAGGCCAATTTGAATTAAAAACGAGGACCCAATTGCGCGAGTTGTGCTAATAGGCATGTCTTTGTTACAACAGTGTCATACCAACTAACCACGGAACCACCTAACATGATTAAATCTCATTAAAGGGGACTTTAATAATGTGTTTACAAAAGACGTTCTGTCTGTCTTCATCTATTCTCCTTCCTTTGTGTGTACGAATTTGCCGTAAACATTAGTCATAGGGGTATGGAGACTTCAAAGCGACATGTTAACAAGATTGGTCGATCTAATAAAAAGTACAGAACTTGAGATTGACAAAACCATAATCTAATGTGTATTGTGAGGGAAGTTTTTGTATTAGTGCAAGTCCCAAACGAGAGACAATGAAATAGGTGCGACAATCGAATGCATAGTCTAGAAGCCGTGGATGCTCAAATTAGTATGGAAGCCTATATGACTTTGACACGAATGCTTAATATTTATGAATATCTATGGCCTATGCATCTAGATGAGAGTGGGTGTTAGTCAAGCCTTAAGAACCATTTTACACTGACCAAGTTCACAAAACACCCCCAAAGACTACGATCACCCCGCCAAATACTACGAGTTGATCTGTTTAGCTGTTCACACAACACAAGATAGTAATTGGTGGGGTGATCATGTGTTAAGGGCCACTTTATGAGTTTGGTTTCCACATGCTTGGTAACAAAAGAGTCGTATTGTTAAAGCCGGTACTTAAGTGATTGATTGCGATTCCTTTAATTTTATATTacgttagtgaattacaaataTGACACGCCAACAAACTgtaattaataatttttaaGGACAAGTGAAATTGGcactaatttttttcttttataaatctCATTAGGCTGTGTGTGTCTTCCTACAGTAGGGATGACATTTGTATCCATTGGGTATTACGCACCAGGTAGGAATCCAATAGGAATTCCGATTTATTCCTCGCCGGTCTCCAACGATCCAAAACAAAAGTCCACACGCAATGGGTATGGACATATTCATGGCTTTGTCGTACCCGCGTTGGGCCGAGAGCCCAAGACGCAATAAATTCCAAACAGTGTCGTTTCAACTACCCACCGGGAACTTTCCAAGGCTGACGTAATAAATTTAACCTCGGCTATAAATACACCGCATTATAATTGCCCCTCCCCTTCTTGCCCAAAGGCACACACAGCTGATtgcgaaattagggttttcaggtCCTCTTGTTCCTTGTTCGATTTCCAGCCATGGGAGGAGGCAACGGTCAAAAGGCCAAGATGGCGCGTGAGAAGAACTTGGAGAAGCAAAAAGCCGCTGGAAAGGGTAAAAATTTCGCTGCCTTTCATGTTTTTACAGATCAAATTTCTTGTTTAGCTGAAACTAGAGGAAAAAGATTGATCCTTTATGCTTAGGAGGTCGGTTTTTTAGTTTCTGGGGAGATTATGGCGTAGATCTAGCTGCTGCTGCTGggtaatttgattttttttggttggtCAACTAATACAATTTGGTCAATTGTTTGATTTTCACAGGAAGCCAGCTTGAAAAAAACAAGAAAGCCATGTCAATCCAGGTGATTTTTTCCCTTGAGGCTTTTTTATATTATGTAAATTAGTTGATGACTAATTGTGGCCTTGTGGGCTTTATGTTTCACAGAAAGCTAGTGTGAGTTTAGGTGTTATCTGGATGAGTTTGAAATAACTACTTTTATGCTTAATGTCGAAATGGAAGAATTGAATTTGGGTAATCAAAGAATTTAAGATTTATGTAGTTGCAGCCAATTCAGCTACCCTGTGCTAGTTATAATGCATTAGCTAAGCTTTTAAGTAACAGAACCTGGTTATGAAATGCATTTTGTCCACCATATTCTTACGAGTGGAGAATTTTCAATGCAGTGCAAGGTGTGTATGCAAACATTCATGTGCACTACCTCGGAGGTGAAGTGCAGGGAGCATGCTGAAGCAAAGCATCCGAAGTCTGATGTGTATGCCTGTTTCCCTCATCTCAAGCCGTGAAGGAACAAACATCTGGCTGGAGAAGCAGTTGCTGGAACAGATTATTATCAATGTTATTCCGCTCTATGTATATTTTCTAGAATGATTCTCCCGAGTTGTTCTAGATCAATAGCTATTTAAGCAAGTGTTCATGTGTTGTGGGTGTGTTTGGGAGAGGTATCTCCTTGTTTAAGTGAAGCTTGGTCTTAATGATCATGACTGCTGGTGTTAATCTTCAAAAAGCCACTCTTTACATGAATTCATGGTTTGGTTTCA is a window from the Rosa chinensis cultivar Old Blush chromosome 2, RchiOBHm-V2, whole genome shotgun sequence genome containing:
- the LOC112187142 gene encoding uncharacterized protein At2g23090 gives rise to the protein MGGGNGQKAKMAREKNLEKQKAAGKGSQLEKNKKAMSIQCKVCMQTFMCTTSEVKCREHAEAKHPKSDVYACFPHLKP